One window of Streptomyces sp. SUK 48 genomic DNA carries:
- a CDS encoding roadblock/LC7 domain-containing protein: MITDLSWMLEDIVANVPKARHAVLLSADGLPRGATDGMAQKDVRTISAAMAGMQSLSRATSHFAGDGPDRQWNQTIIEFSHGWIFLIGAGQGAYLAAAAAPDVDMQQISFRMHRLVARLGNNLTSPPRVHADENAAHAQRARAGREIGTGIRIADLDEVIGEVRGAQHAVLLGGDGLPRGATTGMSQDLADTISAAMTGIHAYSRATAQFAGVHPDASWRQTVIEFSHGWIFLISAGRGAFLAAAAQHDADIEEFTTRLHRVVPRLGAYLSPHGEASRA, encoded by the coding sequence ATGATCACAGACCTGTCGTGGATGCTCGAGGACATCGTGGCCAACGTGCCCAAGGCACGCCACGCCGTCCTGCTGTCCGCGGACGGCCTGCCCCGCGGGGCGACCGACGGCATGGCCCAGAAGGACGTGCGGACCATCTCCGCCGCCATGGCGGGCATGCAGTCGCTGAGCCGGGCCACGTCCCACTTCGCCGGGGACGGCCCGGACCGGCAGTGGAACCAGACCATCATCGAGTTCTCGCACGGCTGGATCTTCCTGATCGGGGCCGGGCAGGGCGCCTATCTCGCGGCGGCCGCGGCACCCGATGTCGACATGCAGCAGATCTCCTTCCGCATGCACCGGCTCGTCGCCCGCCTCGGCAACAACCTCACCTCGCCGCCCCGGGTGCACGCCGACGAGAACGCGGCACACGCCCAACGCGCCCGCGCCGGACGGGAGATCGGCACCGGCATCCGGATCGCCGACCTGGACGAGGTGATCGGCGAGGTGCGCGGCGCCCAGCACGCCGTACTGCTCGGCGGCGACGGACTGCCCCGCGGCGCCACCACCGGCATGAGCCAGGACCTCGCGGACACCATCTCCGCCGCGATGACCGGCATCCACGCCTACAGCCGCGCCACCGCCCAGTTCGCCGGCGTCCATCCGGACGCGTCCTGGCGGCAGACGGTCATCGAGTTCTCGCACGGCTGGATCTTCCTGATCTCGGCCGGGCGGGGCGCCTTCCTCGCCGCGGCGGCCCAGCACGACGCCGATATCGAGGAGTTCACCACCCGGCTGCACCGGGTGGTGCCCCGACTCGGCGCCTATCTGTCCCCGCACGGGGAGGCGAGCCGCGCGTGA
- a CDS encoding ATP-binding protein yields MIRDALVWCLVVVAALGVAATVVLSRRAKAIAANKDRSEAALTQRLSEADGRLATLRAELHQHRTDHAKTIQEAEEAAEDSTKAVLKGSARFLQSLAAEQLALLEEIQRKYGGHSVLGDLLEVGHANAQMARKAQGIAVMCGAPLGRRSRAASVYDVVRSAQGQIRNFRRVEIMQQTGFALKASAVSPVALAVAELLDNAASFSQQGSPIEVTFQRVQKNLCIVIDDAGVGMNDEERQKATALLSGQYRPRLSQLGNQPKFGFPVIGLLSQQYGFRVDVTGVSRYGGVRAVVLLPEELWTEEETAPVNEVQPVAEQPGAPAARPEPVARTAGGLPRRGARQVPIASVPDQDTVGLPHVAAEEDAGRAAGRSLGAFQRGTLSGRNLSAAPSEGSDDT; encoded by the coding sequence ATGATTCGAGACGCACTTGTCTGGTGCCTGGTTGTCGTGGCGGCGCTCGGCGTCGCAGCGACCGTGGTCCTCAGTCGTCGCGCCAAGGCCATCGCGGCGAACAAGGACAGGTCCGAAGCCGCACTGACCCAGCGACTGAGCGAGGCCGACGGCCGCCTCGCCACTTTACGAGCAGAGCTCCACCAGCACCGGACGGACCACGCCAAGACCATCCAGGAAGCCGAGGAGGCGGCGGAGGACAGCACCAAGGCCGTGCTCAAGGGTTCCGCGCGCTTCCTGCAGAGCCTCGCCGCCGAGCAGCTGGCGCTGCTGGAAGAGATCCAGCGCAAGTACGGCGGCCACTCCGTCCTCGGCGACCTCCTGGAGGTCGGCCACGCCAACGCGCAGATGGCACGCAAGGCACAGGGCATCGCCGTGATGTGCGGCGCCCCGCTGGGCCGCCGCAGCCGCGCCGCCAGCGTCTACGACGTGGTGCGCAGCGCCCAGGGCCAGATCCGCAACTTCCGGCGCGTGGAGATCATGCAGCAGACCGGCTTCGCGCTGAAGGCGTCGGCGGTCTCGCCCGTCGCCCTCGCCGTCGCCGAACTGCTCGACAACGCTGCCAGCTTCTCCCAGCAGGGCTCGCCCATCGAGGTGACGTTCCAGCGCGTGCAGAAGAACCTCTGCATCGTCATCGACGACGCGGGCGTCGGCATGAACGACGAGGAGCGGCAGAAGGCCACCGCCCTGCTCTCCGGCCAGTACCGCCCCCGGCTGTCCCAGCTGGGCAACCAGCCGAAGTTCGGCTTCCCGGTGATCGGCCTGCTGTCCCAGCAGTACGGATTCCGGGTGGACGTGACCGGTGTCTCCCGCTACGGCGGTGTGCGCGCGGTCGTGCTGCTGCCCGAGGAGCTGTGGACCGAGGAGGAGACCGCACCGGTGAATGAGGTCCAGCCCGTGGCCGAGCAGCCCGGCGCCCCCGCCGCCCGGCCCGAGCCGGTGGCGCGCACCGCGGGCGGCCTGCCCCGGCGCGGCGCCCGCCAGGTGCCCATAGCCAGCGTTCCCGACCAGGACACCGTCGGCCTGCCGCACGTCGCGGCGGAGGAGGACGCCGGCCGTGCGGCCGGCCGCAGCCTGGGTGCCTTCCAGCGCGGCACGCTCTCCGGCCGCAACCTCTCCGCGGCACCGTCCGAAGGGTCCGATGACACATGA
- a CDS encoding O-acetyl-ADP-ribose deacetylase, protein MTGILLVQGDITHQSADAIVNAANSSLLGGGGVDGAIHRRGGPEILAECRALRAARYGRGLPTGQAVATTAGRLDAQWVIHTVGPVFSASEDRSLLLASCYRESLDIADALGARTVAFPAISTGVYRWPMADAARIALETVRAAETAVEEIRFVLFDAPAYEVFARQIG, encoded by the coding sequence ATGACCGGCATCCTGCTCGTCCAGGGCGACATCACCCACCAGAGTGCCGACGCGATCGTCAACGCGGCCAACTCCTCGCTGCTCGGCGGCGGCGGGGTCGACGGCGCCATCCACCGCCGCGGCGGCCCCGAGATCCTCGCCGAGTGCCGCGCCCTGCGCGCCGCGCGCTACGGCCGGGGGCTGCCGACCGGACAGGCCGTCGCGACCACCGCGGGGCGGCTCGACGCCCAGTGGGTGATCCATACCGTCGGACCGGTTTTCAGCGCGAGCGAGGACCGTTCACTGCTGCTCGCCTCCTGCTACCGCGAATCCCTGGACATCGCCGACGCACTCGGCGCCCGCACCGTGGCGTTTCCGGCCATCTCCACCGGCGTCTACCGCTGGCCCATGGCGGACGCCGCACGGATCGCCCTGGAGACCGTCCGCGCCGCCGAGACGGCCGTCGAGGAGATCCGCTTCGTGCTCTTCGACGCCCCGGCATATGAGGTTTTCGCCCGTCAGATCGGTTGA
- a CDS encoding NAD(P)/FAD-dependent oxidoreductase: protein MLDAVVVGAGPNGLTAAVELARRGFSVALFEACSTVGGGARTEELTLPGFRHDPCSAAHPLGINSPAFRALPLERYGLEWLHAELPMAHPFPDGTAAVLSRSVAETAASFGPRDAGPYRRLVEPLLAHWDTLAGDFMSLPLTALPRDPLTLARFGLAGLPPSTWLMRRFKDERFKALFAGLVAHVMAPLDGLATGAVGLVFALAAHARGWPVARGGSQAISDALAAYLRDLGGAVHTDYQVKRLDDLPPARAYVFDTSPAALARIAGFGAHYDRYRYGPSVFKIDYALDGPVPWTAPEARLAGTVQIGASRAEIDTALRAASREGRAPDRPFMITVQPSVADPGRAPAGKHVFWAYGHVPNGWSGDLTDAMERQLERFAPGFRDRVLARAVAGPAEMAARNANYVGGDIACGAAAGLQLLLRPRPTLFPYHTPHPAVFLCSSATPPGPGVHGMSGHNAAKAVWRRLRRT from the coding sequence ATGCTCGATGCGGTCGTGGTGGGTGCGGGGCCGAACGGACTGACCGCCGCGGTGGAACTGGCCCGGCGGGGCTTCTCCGTGGCCCTGTTCGAGGCGTGCTCCACCGTGGGCGGCGGCGCCCGCACCGAGGAGCTGACCCTGCCCGGCTTCCGGCACGACCCGTGCTCGGCCGCCCACCCCCTCGGCATCAACTCGCCCGCCTTCCGCGCCCTGCCCCTGGAGCGCTACGGCCTCGAATGGCTGCACGCCGAGCTGCCCATGGCGCACCCCTTCCCCGACGGCACCGCGGCCGTGCTCTCCCGCTCGGTCGCCGAGACCGCCGCCTCCTTCGGACCGCGCGACGCGGGGCCGTACCGCAGACTGGTCGAGCCGCTGCTCGCCCACTGGGACACGCTCGCAGGGGACTTCATGTCCCTGCCGCTGACCGCGCTGCCCCGGGACCCCCTCACGCTGGCCCGCTTCGGCCTGGCCGGGCTGCCGCCGTCCACCTGGCTGATGCGCCGGTTCAAGGACGAGCGGTTCAAGGCCCTGTTCGCCGGGCTCGTCGCCCATGTGATGGCCCCGCTGGACGGGCTCGCCACCGGTGCCGTCGGCCTGGTCTTCGCGCTCGCCGCGCACGCCCGCGGCTGGCCGGTGGCCCGCGGCGGCTCCCAGGCCATCTCCGACGCGCTGGCCGCCTACCTCCGCGACCTCGGCGGCGCGGTGCACACCGACTACCAGGTCAAACGGCTGGACGACCTGCCGCCCGCGCGGGCCTACGTCTTCGACACCTCGCCCGCCGCCCTCGCCCGCATCGCCGGCTTCGGCGCCCACTACGACCGCTACCGCTACGGCCCCAGCGTCTTCAAGATCGACTACGCGCTGGACGGCCCGGTGCCCTGGACCGCCCCCGAGGCCCGCCTCGCCGGCACCGTCCAGATCGGCGCGAGCCGGGCCGAGATCGACACCGCCCTGCGGGCCGCCTCCCGGGAGGGCCGCGCCCCCGACCGCCCGTTCATGATCACCGTGCAGCCCAGCGTGGCCGACCCCGGTCGCGCCCCGGCCGGCAAGCACGTCTTCTGGGCGTACGGCCATGTGCCCAACGGCTGGTCCGGCGATCTCACCGACGCCATGGAGCGGCAGCTGGAGCGCTTCGCCCCCGGCTTCCGCGACCGCGTCCTCGCCCGCGCCGTCGCCGGCCCCGCCGAGATGGCCGCCCGCAACGCCAACTACGTGGGCGGCGACATCGCCTGCGGTGCCGCCGCCGGGCTCCAGCTGCTGTTGCGCCCCCGCCCCACCCTGTTCCCGTACCACACCCCCCACCCGGCCGTCTTCCTCTGCTCCTCGGCCACCCCGCCGGGACCGGGCGTCCACGGCATGTCGGGACACAACGCGGCGAAGGCCGTCTGGCGGAGACTGAGACGGACGTGA
- a CDS encoding gamma-glutamyltransferase, producing MASATHWLAAQSAMAVLEDGGNAFDAAVAGAFVLHVVEPHLNGPAGEVPILLAPAGGAVRVLCGQGVAPAAATAAHYRDLGLDLVPGTGPLAAAVPGAFDAWLLLLRDHGTKSLEDVLKYAIGYAEHGHPPVENIGATVAGVRALFETEWTSSARLYLPGGRAPRPGVPLRNPALAATWRRLLAETARAGNREARIEAAREVWRTGFVAEALVRQSRRPTLDTSGERHTGTLDADDLANWSASYEDPVSYDWNGWTVCKAGPWSQGPAFLQQLALLPPELPEYGSADYVHLLVEGCKLAMADREAWYGDAAEVPLTELLSDEYNAGRRALIGSEASYELRPGAPGGRTPRLPGPAREPAPLAGEGFDPMGVGEPTAARLSGDPRVAADGSTRGDTCHLDVVDRWGNMIAATPSGGWLQSNPVVPELGFPLGTRLQMAWLEEGLPNTLTPGRRPRTTLTPSLALRDGVPVMAFGTPGGDQQDQWQPHFLLAVALRAPVRGGLDLQGAVDAPNWHNDAFPSSFYPRGHRPGALTVESRMPDEVVAGLRRRGHDLTLGPAWSEGRLCAVARDPETGVLSAAANPRGMQGYAVGR from the coding sequence ATGGCCTCCGCCACCCACTGGCTGGCCGCCCAGTCCGCGATGGCCGTGCTGGAGGACGGCGGCAACGCCTTCGACGCGGCCGTGGCGGGCGCCTTCGTGCTGCACGTCGTGGAGCCGCACCTGAACGGCCCGGCCGGGGAGGTGCCGATCCTGCTCGCCCCGGCCGGCGGCGCGGTCCGGGTGCTGTGCGGACAGGGCGTGGCCCCGGCGGCCGCCACCGCCGCGCACTACCGGGACCTCGGCCTGGACCTCGTCCCCGGCACCGGCCCGCTCGCCGCCGCCGTGCCCGGCGCCTTCGACGCCTGGCTGCTGCTCCTGCGCGACCACGGCACCAAGTCCCTCGAGGACGTGCTGAAATACGCCATCGGCTATGCGGAGCACGGCCATCCGCCGGTGGAGAACATCGGCGCGACCGTCGCCGGCGTACGAGCCCTGTTCGAGACGGAGTGGACGTCCTCGGCCCGGCTGTACCTGCCCGGTGGCCGCGCGCCCCGCCCCGGGGTGCCGCTGCGCAACCCCGCCCTCGCCGCCACCTGGCGCCGGCTGCTCGCCGAGACCGCGCGGGCCGGGAACCGGGAGGCCCGCATCGAGGCGGCCCGCGAGGTGTGGCGCACCGGCTTCGTCGCCGAGGCCCTGGTACGGCAGTCCCGGCGCCCCACGCTCGACACCAGCGGCGAACGGCACACCGGCACGCTCGACGCGGACGACCTCGCCAACTGGTCCGCGTCGTACGAGGACCCGGTGTCGTACGACTGGAACGGCTGGACCGTGTGCAAGGCGGGCCCCTGGAGTCAGGGCCCCGCCTTCCTCCAGCAACTCGCCCTGCTGCCACCGGAACTGCCCGAGTACGGCAGCGCCGACTACGTCCATCTCCTCGTCGAGGGCTGCAAGTTGGCCATGGCCGACCGGGAGGCGTGGTACGGCGACGCCGCCGAGGTGCCGCTCACGGAGCTGCTGTCGGACGAGTACAACGCCGGGCGGCGCGCGCTGATCGGGAGCGAGGCGTCGTACGAACTGCGCCCCGGCGCCCCCGGCGGCCGCACCCCCCGGCTGCCCGGCCCGGCCCGCGAACCCGCGCCGCTCGCGGGCGAGGGGTTCGACCCGATGGGCGTGGGGGAGCCGACGGCCGCGCGGCTGTCCGGCGACCCCCGGGTGGCCGCCGACGGGAGCACCCGGGGCGACACCTGCCACCTGGACGTGGTCGACCGCTGGGGCAACATGATCGCGGCCACGCCCAGCGGCGGCTGGCTCCAGTCCAACCCCGTCGTGCCCGAACTGGGCTTCCCGCTCGGCACCCGGCTCCAGATGGCCTGGCTGGAGGAGGGCCTGCCGAACACCCTCACCCCCGGCCGCCGCCCCCGTACCACCCTGACCCCCTCCCTCGCGCTGCGCGACGGCGTCCCGGTCATGGCGTTCGGCACGCCCGGCGGCGACCAGCAGGACCAGTGGCAGCCGCACTTCCTCCTCGCCGTCGCCCTGCGCGCCCCCGTCCGCGGCGGACTCGACCTCCAGGGCGCCGTGGACGCCCCGAACTGGCACAACGACGCCTTCCCCAGCTCCTTCTACCCGCGCGGCCACCGTCCCGGAGCGCTGACCGTCGAGTCCCGGATGCCGGACGAGGTGGTGGCCGGCCTGCGCCGCCGCGGCCACGACCTCACCCTCGGCCCCGCCTGGTCCGAGGGCCGCCTGTGCGCGGTCGCCCGAGACCCGGAGACCGGCGTCCTGTCGGCGGCGGCGAACCCGCGCGGCATGCAGGGGTACGCGGTGGGACGCTGA
- a CDS encoding LysR substrate-binding domain-containing protein: MNEDINLTKRLLEQFLVVAEEEHFGRAAERLHMSQPPLSQSIQRLERGLGVRLFERGSGGVSLTPAGEVFAVDARRLLDAQSAVIERVRRVASGLEGDVRVGYVTVLSHHYLPGLLRAAAEELPGLRVHLHQDTPAGIAEMVRSGALDLGFLRDPSNLSAEIVSEAFAVERIAAALPHDHRLADAAAIDLADLRDEDFVLPAPGALPALAQQVQLACHEAGFIPRARAEADDLTGLYSYVASGLCVGLLPDRLRDFPVPGLTCVPLRDESPLLETVVVAVRRPSADATVLRLLDLITRHATG; the protein is encoded by the coding sequence ATGAACGAAGATATTAACCTCACCAAGCGCCTGCTGGAGCAGTTCCTGGTGGTCGCCGAGGAGGAGCACTTCGGCCGCGCCGCCGAGCGCCTGCACATGAGCCAGCCGCCGCTGAGCCAGTCGATCCAGCGACTGGAGCGGGGCCTCGGCGTGCGGCTGTTCGAGCGCGGGTCCGGCGGGGTCTCCCTCACCCCGGCGGGCGAGGTGTTCGCCGTGGACGCCCGGCGGCTGCTGGACGCCCAGTCCGCCGTGATCGAGCGGGTACGACGGGTCGCGAGCGGCCTGGAGGGCGATGTCCGGGTGGGCTATGTGACCGTCCTCAGCCACCACTACCTGCCCGGGCTGCTGCGCGCCGCCGCCGAGGAACTGCCGGGTCTGCGCGTCCATCTGCACCAGGACACGCCCGCCGGGATCGCCGAGATGGTCCGCTCCGGCGCACTGGACCTCGGATTCCTGCGCGACCCCTCGAACCTGTCCGCCGAGATCGTCAGCGAGGCGTTCGCGGTCGAGCGCATCGCCGCCGCGCTGCCCCACGACCACCGGCTGGCGGACGCCGCCGCCATCGACCTGGCCGACCTGCGCGACGAGGACTTCGTGCTGCCCGCCCCCGGCGCGCTCCCCGCCCTCGCCCAGCAGGTCCAACTCGCCTGCCACGAGGCCGGGTTCATCCCGCGCGCCCGCGCGGAGGCCGACGACCTCACGGGCCTGTACAGCTATGTCGCCTCCGGCCTGTGCGTCGGCCTGCTCCCGGACCGGCTGCGCGACTTCCCCGTCCCGGGCCTCACCTGCGTCCCGCTGCGCGACGAATCGCCCCTGCTGGAAACCGTGGTGGTCGCGGTCCGCCGCCCCTCCGCCGACGCCACCGTGCTGCGCCTGCTGGACCTGATCACCCGCCACGCCACCGGCTGA
- the lysA gene encoding diaminopimelate decarboxylase, which produces MTTVHELPTTTDALSVWPASTTEPRAGDLAVGGVPLAEVADRFGTPVYVLDEAEVRDRCRTYRHAFPDAEVLYAAKAFLCRAMARWMEEEGLGLDVCSAGELELAVTTGFPPERIVLHGNAKTPRDLEAALRLGVGRVVIDSPSEIARLAAAVGPDGRQKVMVRVVPGISAGGHDKIRTGTEDQKFGLSIRDGYALHALTRILDQPNLELTGLHCHLGSQITTVKPYLTAVRRMVGLMTRLYEQHGVVLPELDLGGGHGIAYRPGEEALDLTSLARKVRAELAGACASAGLPVPRLIIEPGRAIAGPAGIALYRVLSVKHTGEHVFVAVDGGMSDNPRPALYGVRYAPRLIGRHSAADPVRTTVVGRHCEAGDVLAADAELPADLRPGDLLGVPVAGAYHLSMASGYNLVGRPPVVAVRDGRARLLVRRESLEDIRRRDVGL; this is translated from the coding sequence ATGACCACGGTCCACGAACTGCCCACGACCACCGACGCGTTGTCGGTCTGGCCCGCCTCCACCACCGAGCCCCGCGCGGGCGACCTCGCGGTGGGCGGCGTCCCGCTCGCCGAGGTCGCCGACCGCTTCGGCACCCCCGTCTACGTCCTGGACGAGGCCGAGGTCCGCGACCGCTGCCGTACCTACCGCCACGCCTTCCCCGACGCCGAAGTCCTCTACGCCGCCAAGGCGTTCCTGTGCCGGGCCATGGCCCGCTGGATGGAGGAGGAGGGCCTCGGCCTGGACGTCTGCTCCGCCGGGGAACTCGAACTCGCCGTCACCACCGGCTTCCCGCCCGAGCGGATCGTGCTGCACGGCAACGCCAAGACCCCGCGCGACCTGGAGGCCGCGCTGCGCCTGGGCGTCGGGCGCGTCGTCATCGACAGCCCCTCGGAGATCGCCCGGCTGGCCGCCGCCGTCGGGCCGGACGGCCGGCAGAAGGTGATGGTGCGCGTCGTCCCCGGCATCAGCGCGGGCGGCCACGACAAGATCCGCACCGGCACCGAGGACCAGAAGTTCGGCCTCTCCATCCGCGACGGCTACGCGCTGCACGCCCTGACCCGCATCCTCGACCAGCCCAATCTGGAACTCACCGGCCTGCACTGCCACTTGGGCTCCCAGATCACCACCGTCAAGCCCTATCTGACCGCCGTGCGCCGGATGGTCGGACTGATGACCCGGCTGTACGAGCAGCACGGCGTGGTGCTGCCCGAACTGGACCTCGGCGGCGGCCACGGCATCGCCTACCGGCCCGGCGAGGAGGCCCTGGACCTCACCTCACTGGCCCGAAAGGTGCGCGCCGAACTCGCCGGCGCCTGCGCCTCGGCCGGGCTGCCGGTGCCCCGCCTGATCATCGAACCGGGCCGGGCGATCGCGGGCCCCGCCGGGATCGCCCTGTACCGGGTGCTGTCGGTCAAGCACACCGGCGAGCACGTCTTCGTCGCCGTGGACGGCGGCATGAGCGACAACCCGCGCCCCGCCCTGTACGGCGTGCGGTACGCCCCCCGGCTGATCGGCCGGCACAGCGCCGCCGACCCGGTCCGCACGACCGTCGTGGGCCGGCACTGCGAGGCGGGCGACGTGCTCGCCGCCGACGCCGAACTCCCCGCCGACCTCCGCCCCGGCGACCTCCTCGGCGTACCGGTCGCCGGCGCCTACCACCTCTCCATGGCCTCCGGCTACAACCTGGTCGGCCGCCCGCCCGTGGTCGCCGTACGCGACGGCCGGGCCCGGCTGCTGGTCCGCCGGGAGTCGTTGGAGGACATCCGCCGCCGCGACGTCGGCCTGTGA